GACCTGCCAGTAACCGCTCTGAAGATCAATGGTACTGAACCCGCTTGCGCCAGCAATCAGATCGAGTGTTTCGTCGATTCTGGGGAAAAGATAGGAGTCCTTCTTGGTGATGTCGTTCAGCTTCCTGTAGTCTATGCAAAATCGCTTGGAGCCGTCCTTTTTGTTGACCAGGACGATCGGAGAAGCCCAGGGGCTGGAAAAAGGCTTGATTACGTCGTTGGTCAGCATATCTTCAACGAGTTTCTTCACCTCCACTAAAAAACTAGATACAGATGATTTGGGGGGCGAAAATCATCGCAGGTTGTGAGAGTAGAAAGCCCTTTTGCAACTCAGTTCTTATTGAGGAGTTTAAGACGGTCTGGTCTTCACGCGCGCGGAACTGTCAATGGCGTTGACTGCCTCTGGGTAATTGATACCGGAGCAGAGGTAACCGTTGTTTGATCGCATCTTTTGAAATCCGATGACCAGACTGTTCCCTCTTTATGTTTGCGAACAGCCACTGGAGACCCGACCCCGATTTTAGGAGAGGTTATCGTGCAGATTAACCTCTTTGGATGTGTCGACTCTCCGCACAAGGTTTTTGTCGCAGATATCGAGGATGAAGGTATTTTGGGTTTAGATTTCCTCACAGCTCATGATTGCGTGATTTCCACTCAGAGGAATTCTCTGCCGTCTAACAGCCGCGAAATCCCTCTCTGCTCTAAGAAAAGAAGAGTGAACTGGACTCCTCCAAAAGTACGAAAAGTGGAACTCTCTGAAGACAATCACCAAGATCTGCCCCCTCCGCATCTAGGAAATCTTTTCGAAAGATCGTCAGCCACGCTGAATTTGCAACAGGAAGAATTCTTTAAATCTGTTTTATTCAAGTACGCAGATTCTTTAGCAGTCAACAGCGGAGACAACGGGAGATGTACGTCGGTAAAACACAAGATCGACGTCGGAAGCAATCCTCCAATTAAACAAGCTCCCCGGAGGCTCGCCCTCAACGGCAgggaaaaagtgaagaaactCGTTGAAGATATGCTGACCAACGACGTAATCGAGCCTTTTTCCAGCTTCTGGGGTTCTCCGATCGTCCTGGTCAACAAAAAGGACGGCTTCTTTTATTTGGACGACATAATCGTCTTCGAGAAGGACTTTGAGGAAGAAGTGGACCAGCTCGAACAAGTCTTCTCCAGGTTAAAACAGGCAGGCCTGAAGATAAGTCCATAGAAATGCCATCTGTTCCAGAAAGAAGTCAGCTTCCTCCGCTGAAGGAGTGAGGGCCGATCCCTCCAAGATCGAGAAGGTCTCTGCTTGGCCGACACCGACGAACAAGGAGCAGGTTCAAAGCTTTTTGGGCCTCTGCACCTATTACAGAAGATTCGTAAAAGGTTTCGCCACGATAGCCAAGCCCCTGCATCGTCTCACAGGAATCAAGATTCCATTCGACTGGACTCCGGAATGCCAAGAAGCCTTCAagagattgaaagaaaatcttaCTTTTTCCCCGATTTTAGCCTATCCAGAGGTCGAACGtccttttattttagataCAGACGCCTCTTTGTCAGGGATAGGTGGAGTCTTGTCACAGATACAGGAAGGTCAAGAGAGAGTGATTAGCTATTACAGCAGAGTCCTTAGTAAGCCTGAGAGAAACTATTGTGTTACTCGTAGAGAACTCTTAGCTGTTGTTAAAACCGTAGTCCACTTTCATCATTACTTGTACGGGAGGATATTTTTGATTAGAACAGACCATGCTTCTTTGAGGTGGTTACTTTCGTTTACATCCCTCAGGTACCTAGGTAGATAGAGAGGCTCGGACAgtacgatttcgaaattcgtcaTCGAGCAGGTTTACAACATGGAAACGCTGACGCTCTTTCTCGAAGGCCCTGCGAAGAAACAACAGATTGTAGGCAATGTACTCGCCTTGAAAAATACAGAGATCCTCCTCCTACAATACGAAAGATTTCTATTGGAGAAAACCttcaagattgaaaaaatctcaacATGAAGATTCTACTTTGTCTCAAGTGAAATCTTGGAAAGAAGAGGAAACTCGCCCGGACTGGCAAGAAATATCCTCAGCTGACCGCGGACTTAAAAGAGATCAAGTGGCAACTTTTGGTTCCCAGAAATCGTGTTCCAGAGATTCTTGCTCTTTACCATGATTCTCCTGCAGGTGGACACTTTGCCTCGAATAAAACTTTAGGCAGGATACGCGATCGTTATTTTTGGCCACCTTGTCGTGCTGACGTAGAAGACTGGTGTCGAAGATGTCAAGTCTGCACGTCGAAGAAAGGACCTCGAGATAAAGGACAAAGCTCTCTCCAAGTGTACAACGTGGGAGCTCCTTTCGACAGGGTAGCAATGGATATCCTCGGTCCTGTTCCTACAACCTACAGTGGGAATAAATACGCTTTAGTCATCGCTGATTATCTCACCAAGTGGCCCGAAGTAGTTTCACTCGCCAGTCAGGAAACCTCTACCGTAGCTCAGGCGTTCGTTAAAGAGTTTATCTGTAGGCACGGAGTACCTCTAGAAGTACATACTGACCATGgccgaaattttgaatcaagCTTAATGAAGGGGGTTACTCAGATTTTAGGGGTTAGAAAAACCTGCACGACTCCCCTCCATCCTCAATCTGACGGCATGATAGAGCGTTTGAATCGGACTTTAGTCCAATATTTTTCGTCTTTCGTGAAACAGAATCAGAGAGATTGGGACACCTGGATTCCCTTTTTCCTCTTATCTTATAGATCTGCAATCCACGAGACAACGAAACAGACGCCAGCTTCCATGCTTACAGGGAGAAATCTTCGACTCCCGTCAGATTTAGAGAAAGGCCCTGTTCCCGTGCAAACACAGCCCCAGACAGATTATGCCTCTGATTTACAACGGCGCCTAGaggaaattcataattttgcaagagaaagaaTTTCTATGGCTTCGGATAAATTGAAAGCTCGCTACGACATACGAGctagagatttaaaatttaatcatgGAGATTCTGTCTGGCTTTTCCAACCAAGAAGACAGAAAGGACGATGTCCGAAACTCTAACAAAACTGGGAAGGCCCTTACCAGGTGGTTAACCGGATAAACGATGTTGTTTATAGAATCCGAAGAGGTCTTCACACAAAAACAAAGGTAGTTCACCTGGACCTGCTTGCTCCTTTCGAAGATGGACATCCATCTGAATCAAACTCACTGAGAGCTGGAACATCTGATGAGGTTAAACATTGAGAGAATTGCTTCTGTCAACCGAGACGAATTTAACCTCTCCACCTGTCAAGTTATGGgaagatcgattttttcacGACAATTGTTTTATTGAAGCTCGTtgcaaattagaaaattttcgagactTTGAGTCTTATTTTCTCAGAGAAAACTCTGCTTTTCTCGTTCAAGTGTTTAAACTTGCAGTAGATCTGATAGTTTATTTGCAAGTCTTCCCAGAAACCCAGAAGAGTCGAAGATTCCTCTGTAACCGCTTAGAGCTATTCGGGAGATTCACGGACATTGGTTGGTTACTCTCaagttattcaattattaaattaattaacctAGTTGAAATCTGATTCAGTAGgacaagaaattttatacaactCTTTTCATTTGAacaagaagcaaaaaaaaaggggagAAGAGGAACACGCAATGAATAAAAAGGCATTCATAATTATGGGATGGAAATCTCGTAGATTTTTTCCCCGATAATTCGCAGGGCCAGCTTCACCTCCTCACAGTCGGCACAACCCTCCGTACTTCTGACTGTGAGGAGGTCCTTCTTACACATCCGGCATTTGAGCAGTCTTCCCATGAATGCGCGGGTAGCTCTTCCTGGCGGAGAAAGTTCTTTTCGTCCGCACTAGAAAGCAGTAAAGAACGGTTGACGTCTCCGCTCGAGATTCCAAAATTGAATACTGGAAAATAGCTCACCGGGTTATCCAATAGTTCTCGCATAGGAGGCCCATCTCCGAGCTCtatgttgttattatatatatactctttATTACATAGGAACTTCTTATTGCACACGTCTCGTCGACAACGGTCACGGACCAACTAATTAGAAATTACCGGGAACGCAAGTAGTGCGCGTCGGCGCCTTAATACTAACTTATGCTCACGCATGCGCAGTGAGCCTATCGACGTACGATAACTTTACTTTTCAACACTCCCGCCGTTTGAGTGCGTCAAGGAGCTTATGCCTAAACCGTTACATAGATGCTGAAATTGTTTCTTTGGAAGTGCTTTGGTAAATATATCAGCTAACTGCTGATCAGTAGGGACATATTCTACCGATATTTCCCCACTTTCCACAGTTTCGCGAACATAGTGATGCTTAATGTCTATATGTTTAGTTCGCTTGTGGAACTCcggattttttattaatcggATTGCACTTTGATTGTCTATTTGTAAAACTGTAGCAGTTTCCGGTGGACACCCGAGATCGTTTAATAATTTCCTCAGCCAAATGGCCTCTTTCGCAGCCGCTGCTGCCGCGACGTACTCTGCCTCCGTTGTGCTGAGTGTGACTAGTTTTTGTCGTTGGGACAACCACGTTACAGTCCCGTTTGATAGACAAAACGCATACCTCGTGGTAGATCTTCGCGTCTCCACGTCACTTGCAAAATCAGAGTCTGAAAACCCTTGCAACTCCGAGTTACTCCCGCCGCTTTTATACATTACCCCGACTTTCATTGTTCCGACCAAGTACCTGTAGATTCGTTTCACCGCTTGCCAGTGGCTCTCGTTGTGATGCTTGCCGTGAAGAAAGGCTGTTCTCACATCGAACTGT
This is a stretch of genomic DNA from Diprion similis isolate iyDipSimi1 chromosome 9, iyDipSimi1.1, whole genome shotgun sequence. It encodes these proteins:
- the LOC124410184 gene encoding uncharacterized protein LOC124410184, with translation MIWGAKIIAGCESRKPFCNSVLIEEFKTTVPSLCLRTATGDPTPILGEVIVQINLFGCVDSPHKVFVADIEDEGILGLDFLTAHDCVISTQRNSLPSNSREIPLCSKKRRVNWTPPKVRKVELSEDNHQDLPPPHLGNLFERSSATLNLQQEEFFKSVLFKYADSLAVNSGDNGRCTSVKHKIDVGSNPPIKQAPRRLALNGREKVKKLVEDMLTNDVIEPFSSFWGSPIVLVNKKDGFFYLDDIIVFEKDFEEEVDQLEQVFSRKKSASSAEGVRADPSKIEKVSAWPTPTNKEQVQSFLGLCTYYRRFVKGFATIAKPLHRLTGIKIPFDWTPECQEAFKRLKENLTFSPILAYPEVERPFILDTDASLSGIGGVLSQIQEGQERVISYYSRVLSKPERNYCVTRRELLAVVKTVYNMETLTLFLEGPAKKQQIVGNVLALKNTEILLLQYERFLLEKTFKIEKIST